The following proteins are encoded in a genomic region of Methylococcales bacterium:
- a CDS encoding ZIP family metal transporter: MTTRQILQTFCETRCASVQNHPQYQKIMALPKQQRWAVLASLFLLSQVVVFGFLYLAFGKIVVIGFFASILSGLATGVGALPALFLKDISDRVFNSLLGAAAGVMLAATAFSLIIPGMEFGNSIWPGKGLWIVSIGMLMGALFLHFADRKLPHLHFETENALHSESLQKISLFIIAITIHNFPEGMSVGVSYGSGDLNNGLVLSIAIALQNIPEGLAVALPLVGLGYNKWKAVGIATLTGLVEPVGGLLGITMVTVFTPILPLAMGFAAGAMLFVISEEIIPETHSKGRSRYATFSLMGGFILMMLLDNLLG, translated from the coding sequence ATGACAACACGACAAATTCTACAAACTTTTTGTGAAACACGGTGTGCATCGGTACAAAACCACCCGCAGTATCAAAAAATTATGGCCTTGCCTAAACAACAACGCTGGGCCGTCTTGGCGAGTCTTTTTTTACTTTCCCAAGTTGTCGTCTTTGGCTTCTTATATTTAGCGTTTGGAAAAATTGTTGTTATTGGATTTTTTGCCAGTATTTTATCAGGACTTGCAACAGGAGTGGGTGCGTTACCCGCTTTATTTTTAAAGGATATTTCTGATCGCGTTTTTAATAGCTTACTCGGCGCGGCAGCGGGGGTTATGCTAGCGGCAACGGCTTTTTCGCTTATTATTCCTGGAATGGAATTTGGCAATAGTATTTGGCCAGGAAAGGGATTATGGATTGTTTCGATAGGGATGTTAATGGGGGCGTTGTTTTTACATTTTGCGGACCGAAAATTACCGCATTTACATTTTGAAACAGAAAATGCGCTTCATTCCGAATCCTTACAGAAAATTAGCCTTTTTATCATTGCAATTACCATTCATAATTTCCCAGAAGGGATGTCTGTGGGTGTTAGCTATGGTTCAGGGGATTTAAATAATGGTTTAGTTTTATCGATCGCCATTGCCTTACAAAACATTCCAGAAGGGCTAGCGGTTGCCTTACCTTTAGTGGGTTTAGGTTACAATAAATGGAAAGCAGTCGGCATTGCTACGTTAACGGGACTTGTTGAGCCTGTTGGAGGTTTATTGGGCATTACTATGGTGACGGTTTTCACTCCCATTTTACCGCTTGCAATGGGATTTGCCGCAGGAGCCATGCTCTTTGTCATCAGTGAAGAAATTATTCCTGAAACGCATTCAAAAGGTCGCTCTCGCTATGCCACTTTTTCGTTAATGGGCGGGTTTATTTTAATGATGTTACTTGATAATTTATTAGGCTAA
- a CDS encoding type IV pilin protein, with the protein MVTHKKSSGFTLIELLIVAIIIAVLVALNSPAYQEKISKEKRPDAQAGLEGLQYAQKSFRKNCPQYATAISSTTMSCDPVKGYKLVYSALSPAGHYSLTILTPTAATAEIEAKKSYTLLAVPIKNDAYCTSFTLDQDGHKNATHEDCWLNP; encoded by the coding sequence ATGGTGACCCATAAAAAATCATCTGGATTTACTTTAATTGAATTATTAATTGTAGCGATTATTATTGCTGTTTTAGTTGCGCTTAATTCTCCCGCTTATCAGGAAAAAATTTCAAAAGAAAAGCGTCCTGATGCTCAAGCAGGGTTAGAAGGGTTGCAATACGCTCAAAAATCATTTAGAAAAAATTGCCCACAATATGCAACGGCGATCAGTTCAACCACCATGAGTTGTGATCCTGTAAAGGGTTATAAGCTTGTTTATAGTGCGTTATCGCCTGCGGGGCATTATTCGTTAACTATTTTAACGCCAACGGCGGCAACCGCTGAAATAGAGGCCAAAAAATCCTATACGTTACTCGCGGTACCGATTAAAAATGATGCCTATTGCACCAGTTTTACGTTGGATCAGGATGGGCATAAAAATGCGACTCATGAAGATTGTTGGCTAAATCCTTAA
- a CDS encoding class I SAM-dependent methyltransferase has protein sequence MSHLPSLAQQAHQRLKSILNLGDHVIDATCGNGHDSLFLAEQVAPLGRVYSFDLQKIAIEATEKRLQQADLATHVSLIHAGHETMDTHIPCSNHGRIKAIMFNLGYLPRSDKQIITLTATTLMALEKSILLLAPLGMITILAYPGHSGGNEETFQVTNWCQQLPKKFSVEIIESIQPKATAPQLFVIQKKLLTIT, from the coding sequence ATGTCTCATTTACCGTCTTTAGCACAACAAGCCCATCAACGTTTAAAATCCATTCTCAATCTAGGGGATCATGTTATTGATGCAACCTGTGGCAATGGCCATGACAGTTTGTTTTTAGCGGAACAAGTGGCACCGTTAGGCCGGGTTTATAGTTTTGATCTACAAAAAATAGCGATAGAGGCAACCGAGAAACGTCTCCAGCAAGCCGATCTAGCAACGCATGTTTCATTAATTCATGCAGGACATGAAACGATGGACACCCATATTCCTTGTTCTAACCACGGGCGTATTAAAGCCATTATGTTTAATTTAGGTTATTTACCTCGGTCAGATAAGCAGATCATAACCTTAACGGCGACCACATTAATGGCTTTAGAAAAGTCTATTTTATTACTGGCACCGTTAGGAATGATAACTATTTTAGCGTACCCTGGCCATTCAGGCGGTAATGAAGAAACGTTTCAAGTTACAAATTGGTGTCAACAGTTACCGAAAAAATTTAGCGTTGAGATTATTGAGAGCATTCAACCGAAGGCGACCGCCCCTCAACTTTTTGTGATTCAAAAAAAATTATTGACGATTACCTAA
- the rnd gene encoding ribonuclease D, producing the protein MTSIQYIDTPQQLEELCQKISKASWLALDTEFLREKTYYPKFCLLQIATPDWVACIDPITLDDLTPLFDAIYNPDIIKVFHSCRQDLEIFYQLTGKIPTPLFDTQIAAPLLGIQENPGYAMLVSTFLNINLNKAYTRTDWSLRPLSPEQLQYAADDVIYLCQIYDIMRAKLTELQRFDWLKGDFEFLKNPDIYEVKPENAWLKIKGKNKLTGKQLSIIQHLTKWREQQAQSEDKPKNWLVRDDLLIELAKLQPTTVKELANVRNINDRLVHRHGNTLCQLIIEAKNNTVSPLKEDGKGVKKTQQQEAILDVLTAIVRVRAEENLINPVILAPRKELEKLLFNDQNCQLLTGWRFGLIGCELEALLSGHYSLKLNRENISIDNIL; encoded by the coding sequence ATGACTTCAATTCAATATATAGATACCCCTCAACAGTTAGAAGAATTATGCCAAAAAATTAGTAAGGCATCGTGGTTAGCCTTAGATACTGAATTTTTAAGAGAAAAAACCTATTACCCAAAATTTTGTCTATTACAAATCGCAACTCCTGATTGGGTCGCCTGTATCGACCCTATCACACTTGATGATTTAACCCCCCTTTTTGATGCGATTTATAATCCTGACATTATTAAAGTTTTTCATTCATGCCGACAAGATTTAGAAATTTTTTATCAATTAACAGGTAAAATTCCAACGCCTTTATTTGATACTCAAATTGCCGCCCCTTTATTAGGCATACAAGAAAATCCAGGCTATGCCATGCTGGTTTCTACGTTTCTAAATATTAATCTTAATAAAGCCTATACCCGTACTGATTGGAGTCTGCGGCCTTTAAGCCCTGAGCAATTGCAGTATGCTGCCGATGATGTCATTTATTTATGTCAAATTTATGACATCATGCGGGCGAAGCTCACCGAATTACAGCGATTTGATTGGTTAAAAGGCGATTTTGAGTTTCTTAAAAATCCTGATATTTATGAAGTAAAACCTGAAAATGCCTGGTTAAAAATTAAAGGGAAAAACAAGCTTACGGGAAAACAGCTTTCCATTATTCAACACTTAACCAAATGGCGTGAACAGCAAGCGCAATCGGAAGATAAGCCTAAAAACTGGTTGGTTCGTGATGATTTGTTAATTGAATTAGCTAAATTACAACCGACAACGGTTAAAGAATTAGCAAATGTACGCAATATTAATGATCGTTTAGTCCATCGGCATGGAAATACCTTATGTCAATTAATTATTGAGGCCAAAAATAACACGGTGAGTCCATTAAAAGAGGATGGCAAAGGGGTTAAGAAAACACAGCAACAAGAAGCCATTTTAGATGTATTAACCGCCATAGTTAGAGTAAGAGCGGAAGAAAATTTAATCAACCCCGTTATTTTAGCCCCTCGAAAAGAATTAGAAAAATTACTTTTTAACGATCAAAACTGCCAATTACTAACAGGCTGGCGTTTTGGTTTAATTGGCTGTGAATTAGAGGCGTTATTATCAGGTCATTACTCATTAAAACTGAATAGAGAAAATATTTCTATTGATAATATCCTTTAA
- the purB gene encoding adenylosuccinate lyase: MSHSSLTAISPIDGRYRGKVEALRPIFSEYGLIRSRVEVEVRWLQALADHSQIIEVPPFTDAALTYLNTLVSDFSEADALRVKTIEATTNHDVKAVEYFLKEKVADSAELAAISEFFHFACTSEDINNLSYALMLKAGREVMLPQMTECMAAIHKTSQETASQAMLSRTHGQSATPSTVGKEFANTVARLSRQHQQFSQVDLLGKINGAVGNYNAHSVAYPDIDWVVFAQNFVESLGLQFNPYTTQIEPHDYIAEYFHVLSRFNTILLDFNRDIWGYISLGYFKQKTIKGEVGSSTMPHKVNPIDFENSEGNLGIANAVFQFLAEKLPVSRWQRDLTDSTVLRNIGVGIAHTSIALQSTLKGMSKLELNPRVIEADLEANWEVLAEPVQTVMRRYGVEKPYEKLKELTRGQRITAKAMQDFVQNLDIPTPAKEELLKLTPQTYTGYAEQLTHKNSFK, translated from the coding sequence ATGTCACATTCATCACTTACGGCAATCTCCCCTATTGATGGTCGCTATCGCGGCAAAGTTGAAGCGTTACGTCCTATTTTTAGTGAGTATGGGTTAATTCGTTCGCGTGTCGAAGTTGAAGTTCGTTGGCTTCAAGCCTTAGCGGACCATTCTCAAATAATAGAAGTTCCCCCGTTTACAGACGCGGCGCTGACCTATTTAAATACACTGGTGAGTGATTTTTCAGAAGCCGATGCACTCCGCGTTAAAACCATTGAGGCGACGACAAATCACGATGTAAAGGCGGTTGAATATTTTTTAAAAGAAAAAGTAGCTGATTCTGCGGAACTGGCTGCTATTAGCGAATTTTTTCATTTTGCTTGCACCTCAGAAGATATTAATAACCTTTCCTACGCGCTTATGTTAAAAGCGGGGCGTGAGGTTATGCTGCCACAAATGACGGAATGTATGGCGGCCATCCATAAAACATCACAAGAAACGGCTTCGCAAGCGATGCTATCACGGACGCATGGGCAATCAGCAACGCCCTCAACCGTAGGTAAAGAGTTTGCAAACACGGTGGCTCGATTAAGCCGTCAACACCAACAATTTTCTCAAGTTGACTTATTAGGCAAAATTAATGGCGCGGTGGGTAACTATAATGCACACAGTGTGGCTTATCCTGATATAGACTGGGTGGTTTTTGCTCAAAACTTTGTGGAATCGTTAGGCTTGCAATTTAACCCTTACACCACACAAATTGAACCCCATGATTATATTGCTGAATATTTTCATGTGTTATCCCGCTTTAATACTATTTTGTTAGATTTTAACCGCGATATATGGGGTTATATTTCATTAGGTTACTTTAAACAAAAAACGATTAAAGGCGAAGTCGGTTCGTCAACCATGCCGCATAAAGTCAACCCCATTGATTTTGAAAATTCGGAAGGAAACTTAGGGATTGCTAATGCTGTTTTTCAATTTTTAGCGGAAAAATTACCTGTTTCTCGTTGGCAACGTGATTTAACTGACTCAACGGTTTTAAGAAATATTGGGGTGGGGATTGCACATACCAGTATTGCGTTGCAATCAACCCTAAAAGGAATGTCTAAATTAGAATTGAATCCTCGCGTCATTGAGGCCGATTTAGAGGCTAATTGGGAAGTATTGGCAGAACCTGTACAAACCGTAATGCGTCGTTATGGGGTTGAAAAACCCTATGAGAAATTAAAAGAACTCACTCGGGGTCAACGAATTACGGCCAAGGCCATGCAAGATTTTGTCCAAAACTTAGACATTCCAACGCCTGCTAAGGAAGAGTTATTGAAACTCACCCCACAGACGTACACTGGCTATGCGGAGCAATTAACCCACAAAAATTCTTTTAAATAG